One Gossypium hirsutum isolate 1008001.06 chromosome A11, Gossypium_hirsutum_v2.1, whole genome shotgun sequence genomic window carries:
- the LOC107923217 gene encoding uncharacterized protein At3g28850 — MMHECHDEAPKMLVIGQWIPMVKPYPTGFSDSINTTFKSNPNTFPLLSQFLHHFISSHPKIFHLTFPHLLSSQSPLLSFLSFKAMKAMQQGRRFLKKLKFNPTNTKIKGLVFHLNVPESPYVKDRKHKEPETDILDPEEHPSLSDFEEKCPPGGENSVIFYTTSLRGIRKTFEDCSNVRFLLNSFKITIQERDVSMDMGYREELWEILGGRVIPPKVFVKGRYIGGANEIIGLHERGELKMLLEEVPSNGGIVNNVCNSCANLRFLICTSCNGSRKVYEEKDDDHHHHKKDNEFCIKKCNDCNENGLVKCPFCC; from the coding sequence ATGATGCATGAATGCCATGATGAGGCACCAAAAATGTTGGTCATAGGTCAGTGGATTCCAATGGTGAAACCATACCCCACTGGTTTCAGTGATTCAATCAACACAACTTTTAAAAGCAATCCCAACACATTTCCCCTTCTTTCCCAGTTCCTTCACCACTTTATCTCATCACACCCTAAAATTTTCCATCTCACTTTCCCTCACCTTCTCTCTTCCCAATCACCTCTCTTATCATTTCTCTCCTTCAAAGCAATGAAAGCCATGCAACAAGGAAGAAGGTttctaaaaaaactcaaattcAACCCTACAAATACAAAGATCAAAGGCTTAGTCTTTCACCTTAATGTCCCGGAATCACCGTACGTTAAAGATCGAAAACACAaagaacccgaaaccgacatccTCGACCCGGAAGAACATCCATCTTTATCGGATTTCGAAGAGAAATGTCCACCAGGAGGTGAAAATTCAGTCATTTTCTACACAACAAGCTTAAGAGGTATACGTAAAACATTTGAAGATTGTAGCAACGTAAGGTTTCTTTTAAATAGTTTCAAAATAACAATCCAAGAACGAGATGTTTCAATGGATATGGGGTACAGGGAAGAGCTATGGGAAATCTTGGGTGGTCGAGTTATACCTCCGAAAGTGTTCGTTAAAGGCCGGTACATCGGTGGAGCCAACGAAATCATCGGACTACACGAACGAGGCGAGCTAAAGATGCTATTGGAAGAGGTACCATCGAACGGTGGCATCGTCAATAATGTGTGCAATTCTTGTGCCAATTTGAGGTTCTTGATTTGCACTAGTTGCAATGGCAGCCGCAAGGTTTATGAAGAAAAAGATgatgatcatcatcatcataagaAAGATAATGAGTTTTGCATTAAGAAATGCAATGATTGTAATGAAAATGGATTGGTCAAATGCCCATTTTGCTGCTGA
- the LOC107923696 gene encoding RING-H2 finger protein ATL70, protein MSASLDSDSGFVDSKEVTRFGYAIGVSAIILLIMIVIALASYVCGKALQSPQAPPFSSDMIDPESFFVDDGGGLDEETIKSYPKLMYSEAKLLKVGSTDTCCSICLNDYKGSDSLRMLPNCGHLFHLECVDHWLRLQSTCPVCRTSPIPTPLSMPPADDHVAPLPSRPGD, encoded by the coding sequence ATGAGCGCTTCATTGGATTCCGACTCGGGATTCGTTGACTCCAAAGAGGTGACCAGATTCGGGTATGCGATTGGAGTTTCCGCCATAATCCTCTTGATTATGATCGTCATCGCATTGGCTTCCTACGTTTGTGGCAAGGCTCTTCAATCACCGCAAGCCCCGCCGTTTAGTAGCGACATGATCGATCCCGAGAGCTTTTTCGTTGATGACGGTGGTGGTCTTGATGAGGAAACAATTAAAAGCTACCCGAAATTGATGTACTCCGAGGCTAAGCTATTGAAGGTAGGTTCTACAGATACGTGTTGTTCTATATGCTTGAATGATTATAAGGGCAGTGATAGTCTTAGGATGTTGCCTAATTGTGGACATTTATTTCATCTTGAGTGTGTCGACCATTGGTTGCGGTTGCAATCGACGTGTCCCGTTTGTCGGACGTCTCCAATCCCAACACCGTTGTCGATGCCACCTGCCGATGATCACGTTGCTCCATTGCCGAGCAGGCCCGGTGATTGA